DNA from Leptospira mayottensis 200901116:
AGTTTTAAAAGCGATTTTAGAACCGAATTTTTTTGTCGGAACATTTCATCAGAAAGAGAAACAATGATGTAACGTCCCCAGAGTAAGACGAATTTAAGGGATATGAAGGAAATTCTGAAAAAGAGCGGGAATGCCGCGCTTTGGATTTTGTTATTTTTAACGATTACGATTGTACTTTCGATTTTCAAAGCGTCCGATTTAAAACCGTCTGTTTCAATCAACGGTATGGAATCGTTCGAAGGAGAAAGATATGATTCCGAAGGTCGAGTAACCGTCGTTTACTTTTGGGCAACTTGGTGCGGAGTTTGTTCCTTTAATCTTCCTTTAGTTAAATGGTATTCTCGTCAATTGGAAAACAGTTCCCGATTTTCCTTTGTAAGCGTCGAAGAAGGAGAAAATTTAGAGGAACTGAATCAATACATACGGGAAAAAGATCTTCGATTTAAAGTCATTCCCGCAAATGTTTCCCTTTTGAAAGAATGGAAGATCAACTCATATCCATCTTTTGTAATTTTGGATCGATTTGGTAGGATTCGTTTTATGGATTCTGGAATGATGAATCCTTTTAGCTTCTTTCTAAGGATTTGGGTTGTATCTTTCTTTTAGTTTTTCATTCGAAGGAAGTTGTTCCCATACAGCATTGTGTGCGGTAGGAGCGTAAGTTTTATCGTAGATTTTGAATTTAGATTCGATTTCTTCAAAACCGATATATATATTATGGAGCCGTTCAAACCCAAACCCTTACTGAATAAGTCGGAACTACGACAGATCAAAAAATCCAGAACGAGGGTTGAGGGAAAAAAAGTAATCACGGACGACGTTAAGAAGTTAAAGTCCCTAAACGTAACTCCTGATCTTCCCAAAAGAGAACTCATTCATTATTATAAAGAACCGATTTGGATCGAATATTATATTCCTCGAGAATCCAGATTCGCTTACGAAGTAAAATATTTATTTGTAAAGTTAATCGATCCGATTCCAAGACCCGCGGACGTTATTTTAAAAGATGCGATTTCCAAAGAAGAATTCGTAGATGTTTTAGACGTGATGTTTCGCTATCCGGAAAAAGAAACTCTGATTCGAAACAGTTATATGAATACGTTTTCTTTTTTAGAATCAATATCGATAAATTATAAACAGTTTTTAAAAACAAAGGATCCCTACGATTTGAGGATTCCTTTGTTTCATACGGAAGCCTTGATGAAATGGGAGCCTACGGTCGCTACTCTGGAATTTTTGGGGCCTTACACGATTTATAATCTCAACTGGCTGATTCGAAAACTTAACGAAGCGGAAGAGGAATTTTCACTCGAAGACGAAACGATTTCTGTATTGATCAAACGAAGAAATGAATATTGGGAAGAAAATTCGTTAACGACCGATGAAGATTTCGAATTGTTTGCCGCATTATTTTATGAACAGGCGTTTCCGCACAGAGGTTCTGAATTCGAGGATAGTTTACTTTTAAAAAAGACGGATTAGGATAACTTTAATTTTATATCATGTTCGGTAAGCCTTTAGGGCGCGTCCCGGAAATACAGAAATAGAAGGAATTTTTAAAGAAGTCCGTAGAACCAGATTACGAAGATTGAGTGCCCCTCAAAACCAAAATGAATACACTATTGTATACGTGTAAGTAACTTTTTGCTCGGATAAAATGAAGTATCTTCCCGGATTTTGCTCAAGACTTACAAACAGTGTATAAAATACAAAAGTCGTATTCAAAGTCTGCTTCAAAATTTTACAACAAATCAGCAATCTTTAGAAAAAAGCCGGGGTTCCCACAGATTACGTCTCTTGGGTATTTCGAACAGACTTTTTCATTGTTAAATTCTTGCAGTAGTTTCACATCTTAAAGTTTTACGATAGATTCTTAACCCAAGACGAAAAGATACGCCAATGAAGAAGGAATTATATTTGAACATATGATTTCACGAAAAAACGACGGTCACTATCGCTTTTTTAAAAGGAAATTCAAAACATTATACGGAAGGATTTTATATCGAATATAAGATAAACGGATTTGGAAATAAAAATCGAAAGATGGGGAATTGAAGGTTGCTACGGGGATAGATGCGGTTTTGTTTTCGGCTTGGCGAAAG
Protein-coding regions in this window:
- a CDS encoding thioredoxin-like domain-containing protein gives rise to the protein MKEILKKSGNAALWILLFLTITIVLSIFKASDLKPSVSINGMESFEGERYDSEGRVTVVYFWATWCGVCSFNLPLVKWYSRQLENSSRFSFVSVEEGENLEELNQYIREKDLRFKVIPANVSLLKEWKINSYPSFVILDRFGRIRFMDSGMMNPFSFFLRIWVVSFF